The DNA segment CAGGTTCTGGTCGTTGGTGAACGAGTGGACGGTCTCCACGTGGCCACGCAGTACGCCGTATTCGTCCGCCATCGCCTTGAGTGGCGGGACGATCGCGTTGGTGGTGCAGGACGCGCAGGAGATGATCTGCTCGTCGGGCTTGAGGGTGTCGTGGTTCACGCCGTGCACGATGTTGGGCACGTCACCCTTGCCGGGCGCGGTCAGCACCACCTTGTCGACGCCGGGCCGCAGGTGCAGCGAGAGGCCCTCGCGGTCGCGCCACGTGCCGGTGTTGTCGATGAGGATGGCGTTCTTGATGCCGTACGCCGTGTAGTCCAGCTGTGACGGGTCGTCGGCGTAGATCACCTTGACGGTGTTGCCGTTGGCGACGATCGTACTGCTCGCCTCGTCCACGGTGATCGTGCCCTGGAACTGCCCGTGCACGGAGTCGCGGCGCAGCAGGGAGGCGCGCTTGACGATGTCCTGCTCGCCGCCCCGGCGGACCACGATGGCGCGCAGCCGCAGGCCGTTGCCGGAGCCGGACTTCTCGATGAGCAGGCGGGCGAGGAGCCGGCCGATACGGCCGAAGCCGTAGAGGACGACGTCGCGCGGCTCGCGCCGGTCGATCTTGTGGGCACCGGTGGCGCCCGCCACGGCCTCGGCGGTGAACTCCTCCACCGACAGTCCGCGGTTGTCGGTGCGGTAGGTCGCGGCGAGCAGACCGAGGTCGATCTGGGACGGGCCGAGGTCGAGTGCGGTGAGCGCCCGGAGGAACGGCAGCGTCTCGGTGACCGACAGCTCCTGGCCCGAGATCTGACGGGCGAAGCGGTGGGTCTTGAGGATCGAGACCACCGACTTGTTCACCAAGGAGCGGCTGTGCAGCAGGACGGTGACGTCGCGCTCGCGGTGGAGCTTCCCGATGACCGGGATCATCGACTCCGCGATTTCCTCGCGGTGTTTCCAGTTGGTGAACGAGTCTTCGTTGACAGTCACAGGATTATCTTTCGAGCTAGGCGTCGCTCATATGATAACCGTGCCGATCAGGGGGTTCTGAGGGGGTGCCCGCCCTCCGGGTGCCCGTCAGGATTGCGGCCCGCGCGATCGGGTACGCGTGCAGGACCGCGCCCGGAGCGGATCCCGGAGCGGATCCCGGCCCGACCGCTGATCTGCCGATCCGCCGATCCGCCGGTTCCGTCCGGGACGGGTCCGTACGACCGCCGTTACGAGGGAAACTGCCATGGAGACACCCGCGCACGAGAACAACGCCCCCACGTCCGCCCAGCGGGCCCTGAACACTCTCGCCGAGAACACCCAGGACGCGGCGGCACTGGACGCACTCGCCCACAGTGACGTACTCATCCCCGTGCCCGACGACGCGGGCGACGAGGCCGCCGAGCCCGGCGCGGTCGCGCTGCCCGTGATGGAGCAGCCGGACGGCATCCAGGTGGTGCCGGTGTTCACCTCGGAACTGGAGATGTCGGGGCTGCTGCCCTTCGTCTCCCGCTACCGGCTGGTGCCGCTCGGTGCGCTGGCCGCGCAATGGCCGGCCGACGAGCTGTCCCTCACCATCGACGGCAGCTCGGAGCACCGCCTCACACTGACGTCCGAGGGGGTGCGCACCCTGCTTGCCCGTCCCTAGGCGCGCCGCCGGGCATGCCGCGGCCGTCCGGTGCGGCGGGCCACTCGCCGAGCGCGCGTGCCAGGGCCGCGCGCTGGAGCGGCAGTACCCCGGCGTGCAGGGCGCGGCCCTTGCCGGTGAGCGTGACGTAGACGCCCCGCCGGTCCTCCGCGCAGATGCTGCGGGCGACCAGGCCGTCCTTCTCCAGCCGGGCGATGAGGCGCGACAGTGCACTCTGGCTGAGGTGGACCCGCCCGCCCAGATTCTGCACCCTGCACTGCTCGCCCTCCCGGGGCGACGCGGTCGCGAGCAGGTCGAGCACCTCGAAGTCGGATGCGCCGAGACCGTGCGGATGCAGCGCACGATCGATCTCGCCGAGGGTGCGGGCGTGCACCGCCAGGATCTCCCGCCACCGCTCCTCGAGCCGGACGCCGACCGTGTCCGCTGTCATGGTTGAACAGTAACATTTGTTCGATATTCAACTAATGAGGGGATGGTGCGCGTCGTGCCCGGGCCCGGCGCGTGTTCCTAGGCCGACCCGCGCTTCACCAGTTCCGTCGGGAGGATCACCGTTGCCGGGTCCTCACCGCCGACCTGGGCCAGCAGAACCCGTACCCTCTCGGAGCCGATGCGGTCCCACGGCTGCCGGATCGTGGTCAGGCCGGGACTGGTGGAGACCGCGGCCTGGGAGTCGTCGAAGCCGCCGACCGCCACGTCCTCCGGTACCCGCCGCCCCGCGCGGTGCAGCGCCGTCAGCACGCCCTGCGGCGCCATCAGGGCCGAGGCGACGAACACGTCGTCCATGTCGGGCGCCCCGGCCGGCAGCCGCTCCGCGCCCGCCTCGCCGCTGGCCCTGCTGTAGTCGCCGGAGACGAGGAGCCGCTCGTCGCTCCCGATGCAGGCCTCGGCGAGCACCTCCTTGTACCCGGCGAGGCGCTCCACGCCGCCCGGGGTGTCGAGCGGGCCGGTCACCATGCCCCCCCTGCGCCGGCCGAGCGACAGCAGATGGCGCACCATGTCACGGGCGCCGTCCCGGTCGTCCGCGGCCACGTGGCTCACCTTGGCACCCAGTCCGGTCGGCTTGCCGCACGCGACCAGCGGGACGCCCGCGGCCCGCAGCTCCTCGGCCACCGGATCGCCCGAGTGACTGGAGACCAGCAGCACCCCGTCGACATGCCCGGCGGTGATGCACCGCACTATGCGCCGCCGTTCGGCCTGCGTGCCGGCGATCATCAACAGCAGCGGAATGTCGTGCGCGCCCAGTGCCTGCGTGCAACCACGCAGCAGAGCATTGAAGTCGGGATCCTCGGAGAACCGCTCCTGAGGATCCGTCAGCAGGAAGCCCACCGAGTCGGAGCGGCCGGTGATCAGCGAGCGGGCGTGCCGGTTCACCACGTAACCCGTCCTGCGGATCGCGGTGCTGACCGCTTCCGCCGCGGACGGGCTGACGTAGTGGCCGCCGCTGAGCACGCGCGAGACACCGGCCTCGCGCGCCACGTCATGGATCGTCGGCGGCCTGCGCCTGCCCCCCCGTGTTGCTCAGGGGCATGACTTTACGGCTCCGGACAGCAGATTCAGGCTCCAGAACCGCTGGATGACCGGGAAGAGCGCGGCCAGAGGGAACACCGCGGGGAACGCACCCGTGATCACCAGGGTGTACAACGCCGGGGTGTTGGAGCCCTGTTCGAGGAGCGTGTGCAGACCGAGCGTGATGGGGAACTTCTTGTTGTCGCTGAGCATGATGTACGGCAGCGGGAAGTTGTTCCAGATCGCGACGAACTGGAGCAGGAACACCGTCACCAGTCCGGGCAGCATCACCGGAAGCGCGACCCGGGTGAAGATGCGCCATTCGCCGGCCCCGTCCATCCGCCCGGCCTCCACCACGTCCGACGGCACCGACGCCGCGGCGTAGATCCGCGCGAGGTAGACGCCGCACGGGGGGAGAGGATCTGCGGCAGCAGCACGGACGGGTAGGAGTCCGTGAGGTCCACCTGGGCGAGCAGCAGGTACTGCGGGACGGCGAGGATCGCCGGCGGCAGCAGCACACCCGCGAGCAGCACGTTGAACAGCGTCTCGCGGCCCCGGAAGCGGTAGACCGCCAGCGCGTAGCCGCTGAAGGGCGGCCTGCGCGGCGGCCGAGTGGATGTCGCCGTTGCCGAAGGCGTCCTGGTACACCTTCATCAGCGGACACCCGGTGGACGAACGACGTGGCGAGCATCGTGGAGGCCGTTCCGAACGGGCGCGGCCTCGGGATCTTCTACTGGGCGGCCACCTGGACCGCCCGCACCGGCAACGGCTGGGACCCGGCCGGCCCGGCCTCCGGCAACGGCTGGGACAACCAGGCGCTGTTCGGCTACGACGACCGGGCGCTGCCCGCGATGTCGTGGTTCGGCCACCGGTGAGCGTGTGAGCTCCTGACGTACTCCGGGGCCCGGCCGTGCACCGACGGGACGTGTGCGGCCGGGCCCCGCACTGGTGCGCCGTGGAGTCCCTGTGCTCTTCAGCCGTCTTTCTCACGGGGTGGTTCGGCTCTCCGGGACAACGCGCCGGAGAGCCTGACACGAAGGCGTCGGCCGCGGGACGGTAAAAGCGCCCGGAGAGGACGCCGGGGCGGAGGCGGACAACATGATCAGGACTCCCGACGACGGGACACGGCTGCACATCCTGGCCTGGCCGGGGGAACCCGGCCGCGCCGAACACGGCGCCACCGCGGAGGCCGTCGCCGGCCGGTTCGGCATGACCCACCCGGTCGCCCTCACCCACCTCCGGCTGCTCGCGGCCGTCGGCCTGCTGCGCACCGCCGCCGCCGGGCGTCCGTACTACCGGTGCGACGAGGTGCGGATCGCCGAGGTCGCGCGGATGCTCGAAAAGGGCTGGTAGCGCATACGGCTGACGGCATACACGTCCGTGGGCTCCCGTGGCCGCGGGCGTTAGACTGGTTCTCGGCCGTGAGTACGTCCTGCGGCGCGGCGGTGGGGCCCGCCGTAACCGAACCGCGGCACCGCCGCCAACGGTCCCTACTTGTTGCAGACGCGCGCCCGTACGTCCGGGCCGCTCGACGAGTAGGAGACATAGGCCCGTGCCACCCCCGCACCCACCCGCCCAAGCCCACCGTGCACGCCCCCTCCTGCGCGCGCACGCTCCCGTCGTCGCCGTGGTCGCGGTTGGCGGGGGAGCGGGCGCCGCCGGCCGCCACACCGCCTCCCTGTGGTGGCCGACACCGGCGGACGGCTTCCCGTGGACGACCCTGGGGGTCAACATCACAGGCTGCGCCGTGATCGGCGTCTTCCTGGTGATCGTCACGGAGGTCCGCGCCGCCCACCCCCTCGTCCGCCCGTTCTTCGGCACCGGTGTCCTCGGGGGTTTCACCACCTTCTCGGCCTATGCCGTCGACGGCCGGAACCTGTTCGACGGCGGCAGCGGGGGTCTCGCCCTCGTCTACCTGGCCGTCACCCCGCTCGCGGCGCTGGCCGCCGTGTGGGCGGCCGCGTCCGCGGCCCGCCGCGTTCTGAAGAGGAGGCAGTCATGACACGGCTGACCGGCAGCGCCCTGCGCCTGACCGTGTTCATCGGGGAGAGCGACACCTGGCACCACCGGCCCCTCTACTCGGAGATCGTCCACCGTGCCCACGCGGCAGGACTGGCGGGAGCCAGTGCCTTTCGCGGTGTCGAGGGCTTCGGTGCCTCCTCGCTCGTCCACACTTCCCGGTTGCTCTCCCTGAGCGAGGACCTGCCGGTGGCGGTCGTGGTCGTCGACACCGAGGAGCGTGTGCGCGCCTTCCTGCCGGAGCTGGACGCGCTCGTCACCGAAGGTCTGGTGACCCTCGAGACCTGCGAGGTCGTCCGCTACCCGGACGGCGACCGTCGTGCCCACACATCCGGGCCGGAGGGCGAGGGTCCGTGACCTGGCTGCTGGTCGTACTGGGCGCCATGGTCGGGGCGCCGCTGCGTTATCTCACCGACCGTGCGGTGCAGTCCCGGCACGACTCGGTCTTCCCCTGGGGGACCTTCACGGTGAACGTCGCCGGCTGCCTGATGCTCGGCCTGCTCACCGGCGCGGTGGCCGCGGGCGCCTCGGGCCCGCGACTCCAGCTGCTGCTGGGAACCGGTCTGTGCGGTGCCCTGACCACGTACTCCACCTTCTCCTACGAGACGCTCCGCCTCACCGAGGCGGGGGCCGCCCGTTATGCCGCCGTGAACGTCGTGGCGAGCGTCGCGGTCGGCCTGGGCGCGGCGTTCGCGGGCGCGGCCCTGGCCGACGCGCTGTGGGCGTAGTGGGCCGCCCGCCCTTGCCCGCCCTTCCGCCGGAAGGCGGGCCGCCTTCCGGCAGCGGGCCTCGCGCAGTGGTTCCCCCACGTTCCTGAGATGGCGCAGCGCCGTGACATACGAGGGGAACAGCCCCGTCCGGCAGTACGGGATGCCCAGCTCGGCGCAGTACCGCTCGGTGATGACCTGGGCCCGGCCGAGAGCGGGGGTGGGCACGCTGGGAAAGAGATGATGCTCGATCTGGTGGTTCAGCCCGCCCATGAAGACGTCGACGAACACACCGCCCGTGACGTTGCGGGAGGTGAGGACCTGACGGCGCAGGAAGTCCAGCCGCTCCCCCTCCTCCCCCTCCTCCCCCTCCTCGGCCTCCTCGGCCATCGGCAGGTCCTTGTGGTTGGGGGCGAACACGGAGCCGAGGTAGATTCCGAACGGACCTTGGTGGACGGCGGCGAAGGCGAGCGCCCTGCCGGGGGGAGAGCACCGCGAACAGGCCGCCGAAGTACACGGCGAAG comes from the Streptomyces sp. KMM 9044 genome and includes:
- a CDS encoding glyceraldehyde-3-phosphate dehydrogenase, which produces MTVNEDSFTNWKHREEIAESMIPVIGKLHRERDVTVLLHSRSLVNKSVVSILKTHRFARQISGQELSVTETLPFLRALTALDLGPSQIDLGLLAATYRTDNRGLSVEEFTAEAVAGATGAHKIDRREPRDVVLYGFGRIGRLLARLLIEKSGSGNGLRLRAIVVRRGGEQDIVKRASLLRRDSVHGQFQGTITVDEASSTIVANGNTVKVIYADDPSQLDYTAYGIKNAILIDNTGTWRDREGLSLHLRPGVDKVVLTAPGKGDVPNIVHGVNHDTLKPDEQIISCASCTTNAIVPPLKAMADEYGVLRGHVETVHSFTNDQNLLDNYHKSERRGRSAPLNMVITETGAASAVAKALPDLDATITGSSIRVPVPDVSIAILNLRLGREAGRGEVLEYLREVSLTSPLKRQIDFISAPDAVSSDFIGSRHASIVDAGALKVEGDNAILYLWYDNEFGYSCQVVRVVQYVSGVEYPTFPASAQAS
- a CDS encoding SseB family protein gives rise to the protein METPAHENNAPTSAQRALNTLAENTQDAAALDALAHSDVLIPVPDDAGDEAAEPGAVALPVMEQPDGIQVVPVFTSELEMSGLLPFVSRYRLVPLGALAAQWPADELSLTIDGSSEHRLTLTSEGVRTLLARP
- a CDS encoding MarR family winged helix-turn-helix transcriptional regulator; translation: MTADTVGVRLEERWREILAVHARTLGEIDRALHPHGLGASDFEVLDLLATASPREGEQCRVQNLGGRVHLSQSALSRLIARLEKDGLVARSICAEDRRGVYVTLTGKGRALHAGVLPLQRAALARALGEWPAAPDGRGMPGGAPRDGQAGCAPPRTSV
- a CDS encoding LacI family DNA-binding transcriptional regulator, whose product is MAREAGVSRVLSGGHYVSPSAAEAVSTAIRRTGYVVNRHARSLITGRSDSVGFLLTDPQERFSEDPDFNALLRGCTQALGAHDIPLLLMIAGTQAERRRIVRCITAGHVDGVLLVSSHSGDPVAEELRAAGVPLVACGKPTGLGAKVSHVAADDRDGARDMVRHLLSLGRRRGGMVTGPLDTPGGVERLAGYKEVLAEACIGSDERLLVSGDYSRASGEAGAERLPAGAPDMDDVFVASALMAPQGVLTALHRAGRRVPEDVAVGGFDDSQAAVSTSPGLTTIRQPWDRIGSERVRVLLAQVGGEDPATVILPTELVKRGSA
- a CDS encoding ArsR family transcriptional regulator; the protein is MIRTPDDGTRLHILAWPGEPGRAEHGATAEAVAGRFGMTHPVALTHLRLLAAVGLLRTAAAGRPYYRCDEVRIAEVARMLEKGW
- a CDS encoding FluC/FEX family fluoride channel; the protein is MPPPHPPAQAHRARPLLRAHAPVVAVVAVGGGAGAAGRHTASLWWPTPADGFPWTTLGVNITGCAVIGVFLVIVTEVRAAHPLVRPFFGTGVLGGFTTFSAYAVDGRNLFDGGSGGLALVYLAVTPLAALAAVWAAASAARRVLKRRQS
- a CDS encoding DUF190 domain-containing protein → MTRLTGSALRLTVFIGESDTWHHRPLYSEIVHRAHAAGLAGASAFRGVEGFGASSLVHTSRLLSLSEDLPVAVVVVDTEERVRAFLPELDALVTEGLVTLETCEVVRYPDGDRRAHTSGPEGEGP
- the crcB gene encoding fluoride efflux transporter CrcB translates to MTWLLVVLGAMVGAPLRYLTDRAVQSRHDSVFPWGTFTVNVAGCLMLGLLTGAVAAGASGPRLQLLLGTGLCGALTTYSTFSYETLRLTEAGAARYAAVNVVASVAVGLGAAFAGAALADALWA